In the Kaistella sp. 97-N-M2 genome, one interval contains:
- a CDS encoding TIGR03915 family putative DNA repair protein produces the protein MTTLVYDGSFEGLLTAVFEVFEYKYTEVDIVSFSNYHQENIFAQVHEVVTDVAKSERVLNKIKINLGSEGISRLLLVYFSEKPVAEKLILSAVRHSLQNPGKNILQDFGNDDILDIAKICKSVGREIHRMHAFVRFEKLQDEVYFSKIEPDFNVLPLILKHFKNRYQDQKWMIFDLKRHYGIFYDMNEVDFFYPDEIPTKDFRKTENLLHEEEVAYQKLWQRYFFKTNIPERKNLKLHHQSLPKRYWKYLTEKY, from the coding sequence ATGACGACGTTGGTATACGACGGCAGTTTTGAAGGTTTGCTGACGGCGGTCTTTGAAGTTTTCGAATACAAATACACCGAGGTCGATATCGTCAGTTTTAGCAATTATCATCAGGAAAATATTTTTGCGCAGGTTCACGAAGTTGTAACCGACGTCGCAAAATCCGAGCGGGTTTTAAATAAGATCAAAATCAATCTCGGCAGCGAAGGAATCTCCCGTTTACTGCTGGTTTATTTCTCGGAAAAACCTGTGGCAGAGAAGTTAATATTGAGCGCTGTACGGCATTCGCTTCAAAATCCCGGCAAAAATATTCTTCAGGATTTTGGTAATGACGATATTTTAGATATTGCGAAAATCTGTAAATCCGTTGGGCGCGAAATACACCGCATGCATGCTTTTGTCCGTTTCGAAAAACTGCAGGATGAAGTATATTTTTCGAAAATTGAACCGGATTTTAATGTGCTTCCGCTTATTTTAAAACATTTTAAAAACCGTTATCAGGATCAAAAGTGGATGATTTTTGATCTGAAAAGACATTACGGAATTTTTTATGATATGAATGAAGTCGATTTTTTTTATCCGGACGAAATCCCGACGAAAGATTTCAGAAAAACCGAAAATCTGCTGCATGAGGAAGAGGTCGCCTATCAAAAATTGTGGCAGCGCTACTTTTTCAAGACCAATATTCCGGAACGGAAAAATTTAAAATTACATCATCAATCCCTGCCAAAACGCTACTGGAAATATCTGACGGAAAAATATTAA